Below is a window of Candidatus Tanganyikabacteria bacterium DNA.
TCGTTCGGCACGCTGGAAATCGGGCTCTACCTGCAGCGGCGCCTGGTGGCGGGCGGCGCGAGCTTCGTCGCGGCGCGGGCCGCCGCCGTACAGGGCCCGCGGGCGCAGAGCGCCACGGTCAAGATCTTCAACACCTACGCCCAGGATTCCAAGTCGCGCTGGGTGGCCGAGCTTGCAGGCACCGCCAAGGTCGGGCGCGAGGGCGGACGCCTGCTGCGCATCGGCGTGTCTCGGGACGGGGACACATGGACGGGCGCGCTGACCGGGTCGGTGCAGTTGCTGGGCGGCCGCCTCGATCCGCAGGCCAAATGGCGCACCGAGTACCCCATCAGCGCCGAGTACATTCCAGGCGGCACGAGCGGTCGGAGCTACGCGGTGCGGCCCACCGACCTGATGGTGGACTACCGGGCCAAGGTGCCGCTGATGGACCAGTTGCCGGACTTGGGGAGCCTGCTGCGCAAGATCCCCGACGTGGGCGGCTCGGAGGTCGGCCTCGCGCTGGATCCGCGCCAGCAGGCGGCCATGGCCAACCCGCAGGATCGCAACGGTTCCCCGTCGCCCAGCAAGAAGTACATCTCCCCGTACGCCGAGGAAAAGGAGTTCCGCCACGCCGAGAAGCTCGCCAAC
It encodes the following:
- a CDS encoding pilus assembly protein, which gives rise to MRQLQRGQAMVEFTMVLPLLLLLSFGTLEIGLYLQRRLVAGGASFVAARAAAVQGPRAQSATVKIFNTYAQDSKSRWVAELAGTAKVGREGGRLLRIGVSRDGDTWTGALTGSVQLLGGRLDPQAKWRTEYPISAEYIPGGTSGRSYAVRPTDLMVDYRAKVPLMDQLPDLGSLLRKIPDVGGSEVGLALDPRQQAAMANPQDRNGSPSPSKKYISPYAEEKEFRHAEKLANGIQKLARASEVFFVGCQTALVTGEPNAVAACKAVGEPFTAVDKAVHFEKVADRLEDVVYALYMAKRPRSR